One genomic region from Microbacterium sp. No. 7 encodes:
- a CDS encoding SAF domain-containing protein, with protein sequence MVTETEPKRRQKPEPAEKKPKGEQLTPPPTRSRRRPAVIAAGVALVIVGALGSWWYASSARVTTTVFVTSGEITRGETIDSQDLTTLELDGRQNTDAYTVEQSTDVIGKIATVDLPAGSLITPRVLGTTLAIEDGQSLVGFTLTGAQMPSYPLAAGDQVRIVDTPVAQGDPPADTPQTFPATVFSVVRDTDNQQWVVNVIVPRAQAADLAARAATGRVALVLDGGQ encoded by the coding sequence ATGGTGACCGAAACCGAGCCGAAGCGTCGGCAGAAGCCCGAGCCGGCGGAGAAGAAGCCGAAGGGGGAGCAGCTGACGCCGCCTCCCACGCGGTCACGCCGTCGACCCGCAGTGATCGCTGCGGGAGTCGCGCTCGTCATCGTCGGCGCGCTGGGCAGCTGGTGGTACGCCTCCTCGGCCCGCGTCACCACCACCGTGTTCGTCACCTCGGGGGAGATCACACGAGGCGAGACGATCGACAGTCAGGACCTCACCACGCTCGAACTCGACGGACGGCAGAACACCGACGCCTACACCGTCGAGCAGTCCACCGACGTCATCGGGAAGATCGCGACGGTCGATCTGCCCGCCGGCTCTCTGATCACCCCCCGCGTCCTGGGCACCACCCTGGCGATCGAGGACGGGCAGTCACTGGTCGGATTCACCCTCACCGGCGCACAGATGCCCTCCTACCCGCTTGCCGCCGGCGACCAGGTCCGCATCGTCGACACCCCGGTCGCTCAGGGCGACCCGCCCGCCGACACCCCGCAGACGTTCCCCGCAACGGTGTTCTCGGTCGTCCGTGACACCGACAACCAGCAGTGGGTCGTGAACGTCATCGTCCCCAGAGCGCAGGCAGCAGATCTCGCCGCCCGAGCAGCGACTGGGCGCGTGGCCCTGGTTCTCGACGGAGGGCAGTGA